From a region of the Pontibacillus yanchengensis genome:
- a CDS encoding 3-dehydroquinate synthase II → MTNQIENQQEYMGITNITEVGEGMRVCLDFIDYLKPNEGVYVGNTGHGYIKVLSENRSSEGYPPRAFRINVGAFHQYLFQEEKTLYLDEVNPGEKVWLTDEEESRSLAVGRVKIEKRPFVRVECKMDQGSISATLQYSPSVHLLEKTKGETSVLNLKVGDQVLCLQDKPGRHLGEQVDEEIIEK, encoded by the coding sequence ATGACTAATCAAATAGAAAATCAACAAGAGTATATGGGAATTACGAACATAACAGAGGTTGGGGAAGGGATGAGAGTATGTCTTGACTTCATCGATTACCTAAAACCTAATGAAGGCGTCTATGTAGGGAATACAGGGCATGGATACATAAAAGTATTGTCTGAGAATCGAAGTTCAGAAGGGTATCCGCCACGTGCTTTTCGCATAAATGTTGGTGCTTTTCATCAATATCTTTTTCAAGAGGAGAAGACGTTGTATTTGGATGAAGTGAACCCTGGAGAAAAAGTCTGGTTAACGGATGAAGAAGAGAGTCGGTCTCTTGCGGTTGGGAGAGTGAAAATCGAAAAGCGGCCTTTTGTAAGAGTGGAGTGTAAAATGGATCAAGGATCTATATCTGCAACGTTACAATACTCACCTAGTGTCCACTTGCTAGAGAAAACAAAAGGCGAAACGTCGGTGTTGAACCTTAAAGTAGGTGATCAGGTGTTGTGCCTACAGGATAAACCAGGGAGGCACTTGGGAGAGCAGGTGGATGAAGAGATTATCGAGAAATAG
- a CDS encoding transposase, with translation MPRKPRKRSRNGVYHVMLRGNNKQTIFEDDVDKKKFLEIVKKYKRVCGFELYAYCLMDNHVHLLLMEKEETVSKVMKRISSSFVYWYNMKYERIGHLFQERFRSENVEDIRYFKTVLRYIHQNPLNAGLVTNVWNSEWTSLHEYLHRWYMVDVDRGLELFSHDRETAIRAYIDYMKETNEDECLEYVDRGRVPDEKVKKYLRSIGITNATTVQQMPKTERDALLALLKERKGLSVSQISRIVGVSRSVVGRAR, from the coding sequence TTGCCTAGAAAACCAAGAAAGAGAAGCCGTAATGGTGTGTATCATGTCATGTTGAGAGGGAATAACAAGCAAACGATCTTTGAAGATGATGTGGATAAGAAGAAGTTTTTAGAGATTGTGAAGAAGTACAAGCGAGTCTGTGGTTTTGAGTTATACGCTTATTGTTTGATGGATAACCATGTTCATTTGCTTCTGATGGAGAAAGAGGAGACTGTTTCGAAGGTGATGAAGCGGATTAGTTCTAGTTTCGTGTACTGGTACAATATGAAATATGAGCGGATAGGTCATTTATTTCAAGAGCGTTTTCGAAGTGAGAACGTAGAAGACATTAGGTATTTTAAAACAGTACTACGGTATATTCACCAGAATCCATTGAATGCGGGTTTGGTTACCAATGTTTGGAATAGTGAATGGACTAGTCTTCATGAATATCTTCATAGGTGGTATATGGTGGATGTCGATCGTGGTTTGGAATTGTTTTCGCATGACCGAGAAACGGCTATTCGGGCATATATCGATTACATGAAGGAAACTAATGAAGATGAATGCCTGGAATATGTGGACCGAGGACGGGTTCCTGATGAAAAAGTTAAGAAGTATCTTAGGTCAATTGGGATTACAAACGCTACGACGGTTCAACAGATGCCAAAAACCGAAAGGGATGCGTTGTTAGCTTTACTTAAAGAGAGGAAAGGTCTATCCGTTAGTCAGATTTCTAGAATAGTAGGTGTATCCAGAAGTGTGGTAGGCCGGGCGAGGTGA
- a CDS encoding PTS ascorbate transporter subunit IIC, protein MVNLIMNDILGTPAILVGLFALIGLLAQKKNVADTVSGTLKTVMGFVILGAGANVLVQSLGKFSDMFNKAFSVDGVIPNNEAIVALAQESFGTETAMIMLFGMVANIIIARISPFKYIFLTGHHTMFMACMIAVILTTGGLKGVPMVIIGSIILGSLMVLFPALLQPYTRQITGSDDFAVGHFGSTGYFVSAFIGKKVGKNSRSTEEINVPKSLGFLRDTSVSVSLTMVILFFVVALFAGPSFIQSELSGGQNFLVFAFMQGLTFAAGVYIILSGVRMLLGEIVPAFKGIAEKIVPNAKPALDAPAVFPFAGNAVIIGFILSFVAGLLSMFLLPIFGLKVIVPGLVPHFFTGAAAGVFGNATGGRKGAIFGSMANGVMISFLPALLLPVLGSLGFEGTTFGDADFGVVGIILGNLISLAQSNIIFIILTFVVLAALFTIGWKLRGKSEEETSEAG, encoded by the coding sequence ATGGTCAATCTTATCATGAACGACATACTTGGCACCCCTGCGATTCTGGTCGGACTTTTTGCACTCATCGGTCTACTTGCACAAAAGAAAAACGTTGCCGATACGGTTTCCGGAACACTGAAAACCGTTATGGGCTTCGTCATCTTAGGCGCAGGAGCCAACGTTCTTGTTCAATCACTAGGCAAATTCAGCGACATGTTTAACAAAGCGTTTAGCGTCGATGGCGTCATTCCAAACAACGAGGCCATCGTTGCCCTCGCTCAGGAAAGCTTTGGTACCGAAACCGCGATGATCATGCTGTTTGGTATGGTCGCCAACATCATCATCGCCCGCATTAGCCCTTTTAAATATATCTTCTTAACTGGTCACCACACCATGTTCATGGCATGTATGATCGCCGTTATTTTAACAACTGGTGGCTTAAAAGGCGTACCAATGGTTATCATCGGATCAATCATTTTAGGATCCTTGATGGTACTATTCCCAGCCCTACTACAACCTTACACCCGCCAAATCACAGGCTCTGATGATTTCGCAGTTGGTCACTTCGGTTCTACGGGTTACTTTGTATCCGCATTCATAGGTAAAAAAGTCGGCAAAAACTCTCGTTCCACAGAAGAGATCAACGTACCGAAGTCACTAGGATTCTTGCGTGACACATCCGTTTCCGTATCCCTAACGATGGTCATCCTATTCTTCGTCGTAGCCTTATTCGCAGGCCCAAGCTTTATCCAAAGCGAACTAAGTGGAGGACAAAACTTCCTCGTCTTCGCATTCATGCAAGGCCTAACATTCGCAGCAGGCGTGTATATCATCCTATCCGGTGTACGCATGCTACTAGGTGAAATCGTACCGGCCTTCAAAGGTATCGCAGAAAAAATCGTACCAAACGCCAAGCCAGCACTTGATGCTCCAGCCGTATTCCCATTCGCTGGTAACGCCGTAATCATCGGTTTCATCCTAAGCTTCGTAGCAGGACTACTCAGCATGTTCCTACTACCAATATTCGGCTTGAAAGTCATCGTACCAGGACTCGTTCCACACTTCTTCACCGGAGCGGCAGCCGGAGTATTTGGTAATGCGACAGGCGGAAGAAAAGGCGCAATCTTTGGCAGTATGGCCAACGGCGTCATGATCAGCTTCCTACCAGCCCTACTGCTACCAGTACTAGGCTCCCTAGGATTTGAAGGAACCACATTCGGCGACGCAGACTTCGGTGTTGTCGGCATCATCCTTGGTAACCTGATCAGCCTGGCTCAATCAAACATTATCTTTATCATCCTAACCTTCGTTGTCCTAGCCGCCCTATTCACCATCGGCTGGAAACTACGCGGCAAAAGCGAAGAAGAAACTTCCGAAGCAGGATAA
- a CDS encoding 2,3-butanediol dehydrogenase: protein MKAAVWYGQKDLRVEEVEVSPLKENEVQVRVAWAGICGSDLHEYEEGPVFMPSQQKDELTGQQTPLTMGHEFAGIVEQVGSQVKGIKPGDRVSVNPTLTHGNKHEDVDIYDGFSFIGLHGNGGFTSFANVPEENIYILPEPLSLQDGALVEPMAVAVQAVKESNIQFGDTVAVFGTGPIGLVTIVAAKAAGASRIIALDLSETRLQKAKEMGATDIINSGEVNPVEAIKELEKDGVDISFEVAGVEPTFKQSIEATKARGTMVIVSIFAGSIDWNPMQLTGGGVKITSTIAYSPSSFQQTVDLMGTGQLKPQEMITDKIQLDDIVEKGFEALSNDKSQAKILVELSGEL from the coding sequence ATGAAAGCTGCAGTATGGTATGGACAAAAAGACTTACGAGTAGAAGAAGTTGAAGTATCTCCGTTAAAAGAAAACGAAGTTCAAGTTAGAGTTGCTTGGGCAGGCATATGCGGAAGTGATTTGCACGAGTATGAAGAAGGTCCGGTTTTTATGCCGAGTCAACAAAAAGATGAGTTAACAGGTCAGCAAACACCGCTAACCATGGGCCATGAATTTGCTGGAATTGTTGAACAAGTAGGCTCCCAAGTAAAGGGAATCAAACCAGGTGATAGGGTTTCTGTTAACCCAACACTAACCCATGGTAATAAACATGAAGATGTAGATATTTATGATGGTTTTAGCTTCATTGGACTGCATGGGAACGGTGGTTTCACCAGTTTTGCCAATGTACCGGAGGAGAATATTTATATCTTGCCAGAACCCTTATCCCTTCAAGATGGAGCTTTGGTAGAACCGATGGCTGTAGCAGTACAAGCAGTAAAGGAATCAAACATTCAATTCGGTGACACGGTTGCTGTTTTTGGAACTGGGCCAATTGGATTAGTTACGATTGTTGCCGCAAAAGCTGCTGGTGCTAGTCGCATCATAGCTCTAGACCTTTCTGAAACACGCTTACAAAAAGCTAAAGAAATGGGCGCAACGGATATTATTAATTCAGGTGAAGTAAACCCAGTAGAAGCGATCAAAGAGTTAGAAAAAGATGGAGTAGACATTTCTTTCGAAGTTGCCGGTGTAGAACCTACATTCAAGCAATCCATTGAAGCGACCAAAGCCAGAGGTACAATGGTTATCGTGTCTATCTTTGCAGGATCTATAGACTGGAACCCTATGCAACTTACTGGAGGAGGAGTTAAAATAACCTCAACCATCGCCTATTCTCCATCCTCTTTCCAACAAACAGTAGATTTAATGGGAACAGGTCAATTGAAACCTCAAGAAATGATTACAGATAAAATTCAACTCGATGACATCGTAGAAAAAGGGTTTGAAGCTCTAAGTAACGATAAATCGCAAGCAAAAATATTAGTAGAATTAAGCGGAGAATTATAA
- a CDS encoding O-antigen ligase family protein, with translation MKNVILIFLTLFPILIYPTFLDYSFTTTKFFYLKWMTVAIWVYILWQLLRKNLTPRWNTTTFLAGSFLFLIALSTLFSVDPSTSYVGASGRLEGLIAWVGYITLFLFVYLFFSEKEDRRLLSYITFVSGLVAIYAILQHFHLDFLPRTTHAQGWARSYGFFGNPNFCGSYVTIMLMIGMGFYLSTTKRSQNVYYFLLLSTLFASMLYSSTRSAWVGSFIGFLFISYHVYKKKRLWKKWIALSFSFLVLFIGIGLTEDGSLVKRTFGLVEEGKQVIEGNQHAGLSRLYIWKNALPLIPEYMWLGSGPDTFAEVFPDRPEEKRIYFSGNEDIIVDKAHNEYLQLAVTMGIPALVMYLILVSTTLIKCMHILQNLNYAQQSFLEAGIIAALIAYVVQAFFNISVITVAPFFWVLLGMLNRKVTKTEHTTYSTGFLNLNEGK, from the coding sequence ATGAAAAATGTCATCCTAATCTTCCTAACCTTATTTCCGATTTTAATCTACCCTACCTTCCTAGACTACTCGTTCACCACGACGAAGTTCTTTTACTTAAAGTGGATGACTGTCGCAATATGGGTGTATATCCTATGGCAGTTACTACGAAAAAATCTCACACCTAGATGGAACACAACCACCTTTCTGGCAGGTTCCTTTCTATTCCTAATCGCACTATCCACGCTCTTTTCAGTCGATCCATCCACTTCCTATGTTGGTGCGTCTGGTCGGTTAGAAGGGCTGATTGCATGGGTGGGATATATCACTTTATTTCTATTCGTGTATTTGTTTTTCTCAGAAAAAGAAGACAGACGCCTCCTGTCATACATAACATTCGTATCCGGACTCGTTGCCATCTATGCAATTCTGCAACACTTCCACCTAGACTTCCTACCACGAACTACACACGCTCAAGGCTGGGCGAGGAGTTATGGCTTTTTTGGGAATCCGAATTTTTGCGGGTCGTATGTAACGATCATGCTGATGATTGGAATGGGATTCTATTTATCCACTACAAAAAGGTCACAGAACGTGTACTATTTCCTACTGTTATCTACCTTGTTTGCGTCTATGCTCTACTCCTCCACACGTAGCGCCTGGGTTGGGAGCTTTATCGGGTTTCTATTTATCTCGTATCATGTTTACAAAAAAAAGAGACTGTGGAAAAAATGGATTGCTCTCTCGTTCAGTTTTCTCGTTCTATTTATAGGGATTGGCCTGACAGAGGATGGCTCATTGGTGAAACGAACCTTTGGACTAGTAGAGGAAGGAAAGCAAGTAATCGAAGGCAATCAACACGCCGGATTAAGCAGACTATACATATGGAAAAACGCACTCCCACTCATCCCAGAATACATGTGGCTTGGGTCAGGTCCCGATACGTTTGCAGAAGTATTCCCAGACCGACCGGAGGAGAAGCGAATCTATTTTAGTGGGAATGAGGATATTATCGTGGATAAAGCACATAATGAATACTTACAACTAGCCGTGACAATGGGGATTCCAGCTTTAGTAATGTATCTTATACTAGTAAGTACCACATTAATAAAATGCATGCATATTTTACAAAATCTCAACTACGCTCAACAATCCTTCCTTGAAGCAGGCATCATCGCAGCACTTATAGCGTATGTCGTACAAGCTTTCTTTAATATTAGTGTGATTACGGTGGCTCCATTTTTCTGGGTATTGCTTGGAATGTTAAATCGAAAGGTTACGAAAACGGAACACACAACATACTCAACTGGATTTTTGAATCTAAATGAGGGTAAATAG
- a CDS encoding BglG family transcription antiterminator, producing MTLDHRRTYILSQLHEAQQPVSVEWFTSKMGVSQRTVYYDVEHINDWLEDAHYEPITRERGVGFFLPTSTREALPEEFIINESWQYKFSQEEREILLILHVLTHYEKSTMKHFMDWTQMSRSTIVHDLKQIEETLAQYDLSLHYQKKTGYALAGSEFDRQNALSGVLSSILSNEQWVQVRNVFEEMVQQQAPQTDELLPFIKEQLYQTEQSLGLVFTDETMEHLAYQIALILTEQPTKQHIEMDLTQQDIIQQTNAFEAICELNQQLENADYPTLSNDEQRYVTLQILSSKVEYDDFSTAPTNEISQLREAINKIIDDFQIYSCILFDDRDQLEENLLTHIKPTYYRLKYGVTIQNDLLDYIKEHYQEVFQLTKKSMVHLETLIGRSLPDEEVAFIAIHFGGWLRKQEQSLNPKYRAIIVCESGVGTSNMLRSQLESLLHDLEITKTMSYREFKETTHNADVIFATNYIKQNETPVINVPALLTDVDKRFVINQLDSILTPKQQETSNTDELINMIQQYATVHDEQALRNELDKYQVTHTLKEKENISPMLDELLTEDTIQFEQSITDWEQAIRQASQPLIHSGKITEDYVQAMIDNVYEHGPYIVIAPQIAIPHARPEAGVEKLGMSFLRVQEPVHFSEQEKHRANLIIVLAAIDNETHLQALSQLTTMLSEPENLEHLIQTNDSEEVINLVKQYSTH from the coding sequence ATGACATTAGATCACCGAAGAACGTATATTTTGTCGCAGTTGCATGAGGCGCAGCAGCCTGTATCGGTTGAGTGGTTCACCTCGAAGATGGGGGTATCGCAGCGTACCGTGTACTACGATGTGGAGCATATTAATGATTGGTTAGAGGATGCTCATTATGAGCCGATTACTCGAGAGCGTGGGGTTGGATTTTTCCTACCTACTTCCACAAGAGAGGCTTTGCCGGAAGAATTCATTATCAATGAATCGTGGCAGTATAAGTTTTCGCAGGAAGAACGGGAAATTCTCCTTATCTTGCATGTGTTGACCCATTACGAGAAATCAACGATGAAACACTTCATGGATTGGACGCAGATGAGTCGGAGCACCATTGTACACGATTTAAAGCAGATTGAAGAGACGCTAGCTCAATATGACCTGTCTCTTCACTATCAAAAAAAGACCGGCTACGCGTTAGCAGGTTCTGAATTTGATCGACAAAATGCATTATCCGGCGTACTCAGTTCCATCCTTTCCAATGAACAATGGGTCCAGGTACGGAACGTTTTCGAGGAAATGGTTCAGCAGCAAGCTCCTCAAACCGACGAACTGCTTCCATTTATAAAAGAACAACTTTATCAAACAGAACAATCACTAGGATTGGTGTTTACGGATGAAACGATGGAGCATTTAGCCTATCAAATCGCCCTCATCCTAACCGAACAACCAACGAAGCAACACATTGAAATGGACTTGACTCAGCAGGATATCATCCAGCAAACCAATGCTTTCGAGGCAATATGCGAACTCAATCAGCAGCTAGAAAACGCCGATTATCCTACACTATCAAATGATGAACAACGCTATGTAACGTTGCAGATTTTAAGCTCGAAGGTGGAATACGATGATTTTTCCACTGCACCAACCAATGAGATTTCGCAGTTACGCGAAGCGATCAATAAGATCATAGATGACTTTCAAATCTATTCGTGCATTCTGTTTGATGACCGAGACCAGCTAGAAGAAAATCTTTTAACGCACATTAAGCCGACCTACTACCGTTTGAAATATGGAGTAACAATTCAAAATGATCTGCTCGACTATATCAAAGAACATTATCAGGAAGTCTTTCAACTTACGAAAAAATCCATGGTGCACCTTGAAACACTCATTGGTCGTTCGTTACCTGATGAAGAAGTCGCTTTTATTGCAATCCATTTCGGCGGTTGGCTACGCAAGCAAGAACAATCGCTTAATCCAAAATACCGAGCCATCATTGTTTGTGAGAGCGGTGTCGGCACATCCAACATGCTTCGCTCCCAGCTGGAGTCGCTATTGCATGACCTGGAGATAACGAAAACGATGTCCTATCGCGAATTCAAGGAAACGACGCACAATGCTGACGTAATTTTTGCAACCAATTATATTAAACAAAATGAAACACCGGTCATTAACGTACCCGCTCTTTTGACCGACGTGGATAAACGGTTTGTCATCAACCAATTGGACAGTATTTTAACCCCAAAACAACAGGAAACGTCCAATACGGATGAGCTTATCAACATGATCCAACAATACGCAACCGTCCATGACGAACAAGCGCTACGGAACGAATTAGATAAATATCAGGTTACTCATACTTTGAAGGAAAAGGAGAATATTAGCCCTATGCTGGATGAATTGCTCACCGAAGATACGATTCAATTTGAACAATCCATTACGGACTGGGAACAGGCGATACGCCAGGCTTCACAACCACTGATTCATTCAGGAAAAATAACCGAGGATTACGTGCAGGCGATGATTGACAACGTGTACGAACATGGCCCATATATCGTGATTGCACCACAAATCGCAATCCCGCACGCTCGACCTGAAGCTGGTGTAGAAAAGCTAGGCATGAGTTTTCTACGCGTGCAAGAACCCGTCCATTTTTCAGAACAAGAAAAGCATCGCGCCAACCTGATTATCGTATTGGCTGCGATTGATAACGAAACCCACCTGCAAGCATTGTCCCAGCTAACGACAATGTTGTCAGAACCAGAAAACCTCGAGCACTTGATTCAAACAAATGACTCCGAGGAAGTCATTAATTTAGTAAAACAATACTCAACCCATTAG
- a CDS encoding LCP family protein, which produces MKNKEKPKKKGLWWKVLLTIVVCVGLAGGGYAFFVYQSAKQTVEKKIHTPVASIDTSIGKKKMKQEKPLNILLMGVDEREDDQGRSDALMVLSMKPGKDQMNLVSIPRDTRTTIAGDGRVTKINHAYAYGGTEMSINTVEDFLDIDLDYYVKLNMEGLSELVDAVGGIEVTNHLEWTDTGHYKKGYTYEKGNIHLNGPQTMGFVRMRYQDPNNDFGRNERQRTVIQALINKGASFSSVNKIGSILDVLGDNMQTNLAFEDMRHLFLNYRSVRNNVVTYQMTGEGKMIDGLWYLLVPEQEVQKVHDMLKISD; this is translated from the coding sequence ATGAAGAACAAGGAAAAGCCGAAGAAAAAAGGCTTATGGTGGAAAGTACTACTTACTATAGTTGTGTGTGTAGGTTTAGCTGGTGGAGGATACGCATTTTTTGTGTATCAAAGCGCTAAGCAAACCGTTGAAAAGAAGATTCATACACCTGTTGCGTCTATAGATACAAGTATTGGCAAGAAGAAAATGAAACAGGAAAAGCCTCTAAATATATTATTGATGGGTGTAGATGAAAGGGAAGATGACCAAGGTCGTTCAGATGCATTAATGGTACTTTCCATGAAACCAGGCAAAGATCAAATGAATCTAGTCAGTATTCCTCGTGATACACGAACGACGATTGCTGGGGACGGAAGAGTTACGAAAATTAATCATGCCTATGCATATGGTGGTACAGAAATGAGCATTAACACGGTAGAAGACTTTCTTGATATTGATCTTGACTATTATGTAAAGCTCAACATGGAAGGCTTATCTGAGCTTGTCGATGCTGTAGGTGGTATTGAAGTAACCAATCATTTGGAATGGACCGATACAGGGCACTATAAAAAAGGGTACACTTATGAGAAAGGGAATATTCATTTGAATGGTCCACAAACAATGGGGTTTGTGCGAATGCGATACCAAGATCCGAATAATGATTTTGGTCGAAATGAACGCCAACGCACTGTTATACAAGCTCTTATTAATAAGGGAGCTAGCTTTTCTTCCGTCAACAAAATAGGATCCATTCTTGATGTGCTCGGAGATAATATGCAGACCAATCTGGCATTTGAAGACATGAGGCATCTATTCCTGAACTATCGAAGCGTACGAAACAATGTCGTTACTTACCAAATGACAGGAGAAGGAAAAATGATTGATGGACTTTGGTACCTGCTTGTACCAGAGCAAGAAGTCCAGAAGGTTCATGATATGCTAAAGATTTCTGATTAG
- a CDS encoding PTS sugar transporter subunit IIB, with translation MTKILVVCGNGLGSSMIVEMNVNSILKDLGKEADVSHTDLTSAKTEHADLYIGSEEIIGNIDDGKKNIAKLNNLMDKKELREALENNL, from the coding sequence ATGACAAAAATTTTAGTAGTATGCGGAAACGGACTAGGAAGCAGCATGATTGTGGAGATGAATGTAAATAGCATTCTGAAGGACCTTGGAAAAGAAGCAGACGTATCCCACACAGACCTAACTTCTGCGAAAACAGAACACGCTGACCTGTATATCGGCTCTGAAGAGATCATTGGAAACATTGATGATGGCAAAAAGAACATCGCCAAACTGAACAATCTAATGGATAAGAAAGAACTACGCGAAGCACTAGAAAACAACCTGTAA